In Hirundo rustica isolate bHirRus1 chromosome 2, bHirRus1.pri.v3, whole genome shotgun sequence, one genomic interval encodes:
- the CHD4 gene encoding chromodomain-helicase-DNA-binding protein 4 isoform X6 — protein MASGIGSPSPCSGGSDDDEMEILLNNAIPQHPEPEEEPEEELLSEADTPKIKKKKKPKKLKEPKVPKLSKRQKKELGDSSGEGNEFVEEEEEVLRSDSEGSDYTPGKKKKKKLGPKKEKKNKAKRKEEEEEEEEDDDSKEPKSSAQLLEDWGMEDIDHIFTEEDYRTLTNYKAFSQFVRPLIAAKNPKIAVSKMMMVLGAKWREFSTNNPFKGSSGASVAAAAAAAVAVVESMVTNVDAVLPQPPVDVPLRKAKTKEGKGPNARRKPKASPRIPDIKKPKTKKVAPLKIKLGGFGSKRKRSSSEDDDLDVESDFDDASINSYSVSDGSTSRSSRSRKKLKAGKKKKKGEEDSTVAVDGYETDHQDYCEVCQQGGEIILCDTCPRAYHMVCLDPDMEKAPEGKWSCPHCEKEGIQWEAKEDNSEGEEILEDVVGDAEEEDDHHMEFCRVCKDGGELLCCDACPSSYHIHCLNPPLPEIPNGEWLCPRCTCPALKGKVQKILIWKWGQPPVGPTPPRPPDADPNAPPPKPLEGRPERQFFVKWQGMSYWHCSWVSELQLELHCQVMFRNYQRKNDMDEPPSGDFGGEEEKSRKRKNKDPKYAEMEERFYRYGIKPEWMMIHRILNHSVDKKGNVHYLIKWRDLPYDQASWESEDVDIQDYDLYKQAYWNHRELMRGEEGRPGKKLKKVKMRKLERPPETPTVDPTVKYDRQPEYLDVTGGTLHPYQLEGLNWLRFSWAQGTDTILADEMGLGKTVQTAVFLYSLYKEGHSKGPFLVSAPLSTIINWEREFEMWAPDMYVVTYVGDKDSRAIIRENEFTFEDNAIRGGKKASRMKKEAAVKFHVLLTSYELITIDMAILGSIDWACLIVDEAHRLKNNQSKFFRVLNGYSLQHKLLLTGTPLQNNLEELFHLLNFLTPERFHNLEGFLEEFADIAKEDQIKKLHDMLGPHMLRRLKADVFKNMPSKTELIVRVELSPMQKKYYKYILTRNFEALNARGGGNQVSLLNVVMDLKKCCNHPYLFPVAAMEAPKMPNGMYDGSALIRASGKLLLLQKMLKNLKEGGHRVLIFSQMTKMLDLLEDFLEHEGYKYERIDGGITGNMRQEAIDRFNAPGAQQFCFLLSTRAGGLGINLATADTVIIYDSDWNPHNDIQAFSRAHRIGQNKKVMIYRFVTRASVEERITQVAKKKMMLTHLVVRPGLGSKTGSMSKQELDDILKFGTEELFKDEATEGGDNKEGEDSSVIHYDDKAIERLLDRNQDETEDTELQGMNEYLSSFKVAQYVVREEEMGEEEEVEREIIKQEESVDPDYWEKLLRHHYEQQQEDLARNLGKGKRIRKQVNYNDGSQEDRDWQDDQSDNQSDYSVASEEGDEDFDERSEAARRPSRKGLRNDKDKPLPPLLARVGGNIEVLGFNARQRKAFLNAIMRYGMPPQDAFTTQWLVRDLRGKSEKEFKAYVSLFMRHLCEPGADGAETFADGVPREGLSRQHVLTRIGVMSLIRKKVQEFEHVNGRWSMPELAEIEENKKLSQPSSPSPKTPTPSTPGDTQPNTPAPVPPPEDGVKVEEGASAKEQGEAAEPEKELSASATETEAPVECAQPVETPPQEAKSPVNSTEADEKKVEETEVKERPDEPMEVESKADVEKVEDRAATENPSDPPVITLDEKDEKKDDDKRDVVMLQNGEMLKESADERHKKAVKQRFMFNIADGGFTELHSLWQNEERAATVTKKTYEIWHRRHDYWLLAGIINHGYARWQDIQNDPRYAILNEPFKGEMNRGNFLEIKNKFLARRFKLLEQALVIEEQLRRAAYLNMSEDPSHPSMALNTRFAEVECLAESHQHLSKESMAGNKPANAVLHKVLKQLEELLSDMKADVTRLPATIARIPPVAVRLQMSERNILSRLANRSSEPPPPPPQQVLFSRPTGRPAAVSSWPSAVDLSAKLK, from the exons AACCTGAAGAAGAGCCTGAAGAAGAGCTTCTGTCAGAGGCTGACACTCCCAAAatcaagaagaagaagaagcccAAGAAACTGAAAGAACCCAAAGTGCCCAAGCTCAGCAAGCGTCAGAAGAAGGAG ctgggGGACAGCTCTGGTGAGGGGAATGAGTTtgtggaggaagaagaagaggttCTGCGCTCTGACAGTGAGGGCAGTGATTATACccctgggaagaagaaaaagaagaaattaggacccaagaaggaaaagaaaaataaagccaagcgcaaggaggaggaggaagaggaggaagaagatgaTGACTCAAAG GAGCCAAAGTCAtctgctcagctcctggaaGACTGGGGCATGGAGGATATTGATCACATCTTCACAGAGGAGGATTACCGCACACTCACCAACTATAAAGCTTTCAGCCAGTTTGTCAG GCCACTTATCGCAGCCAAGAACCCTAAAATAGCAGTGTCGAAGATGATGATGGTACTGGGAGCCAAATGGAGGGAGTTTAGCACAAACAACCCCTTCAAGGGAAGTTCAGGTGCatctgtggcagctgctgcagctgcagctgttgcAGTAGTCGAGAGTATGGTGACAAACGTGGATGCCGTCCTGCCGCAACCCCCTGTGGATGTGCCACTCAGGAAAGCCAAGACAAAGGAGGGCAAAG GACCCAATGCCCGGCGGAAGCCAAAGGCCAGTCCGCGTATTCCTGATATcaagaaacccaaaacaaagaAGGTGGCACCACTGAAAATCAAACTGGGAGGATTTGGTTCCAAGCGTAAAAGATCATCG agTGAAGATGATGATCTGGATGTGGAGTCAGACTTTGATGATGCCAGCATCAACAGCTACTCTGTTTCAGATGGATCTACAAGCCGTAGTAGCCGCAGTCGCAAAAAACTCAAggctgggaagaagaaaaagaaag GTGAGGAGGACTCCACAGTGGCTGTGGATGGCTATGAGACTGATCACCAGGACTACTGTGAGGTGtgccagcagggaggagaaattATATTGTGTGATACCTGCCCTCGTGCCTACCATATGGTCTGCTTGGACCCAGACATGGAGAAAGCTCCAGAGGGCAAATGGAGCTGCCCACACTGT GAAAAAGAGGGCATTCAGTGGGAAGCAAAGGAGGATAACTCAGAAGGTGAGGAAATCCTGGAGGATGTAGTGGGAGAtgctgaggaagaggatgaCCACCATATGGAGTTCTGTAGAGTCTGCAAGGAtggaggagagctgctgtgctgtgatgCCTGTCCTTCGTCCTATCACATCCACTGTCTGAATCCCCCGCTGCCTGAGATTCCCAATGGAGAATGGCTGTGTCCTCGCTGCACT TGCCCAGCTTTGAAAGGAAAGGTGCAGAAGATCCTGATCTGGAAATGGGGTCAGCCCCCAGTTGGCCCCACACCACCACGCCCACCTGATGCAGACCCCAATGCTCCACCCCCGAAGCCTCTGGAGGGTCGGCCTGAAAGGCAGTTCTTTGTCAAATGGCAGGGCATGTCCtactggcactgctcctgggtGTCAGAGTTGCAG CTGGAGTTGCACTGCCAGGTCATGTTTCGTAACTACCAACGCAAGAATGATATGGATGAACCGCCCTCGGGAGACTTtggaggggaagaagagaaaagccgaaagagaaagaacaaggaCCCCAAATACGCTGAGATGGAGGAGCGTTTCTATCGATACGGGATCAAGCCAGAGTGGATGATGATCCATAGGATCCTTAATCATAG TGTGGATAAGAAGGGAAATGTCCACTATTTGATTAAATGGAGAGACCTGCCCTATGACCAGGCATCCTGGGAAAGTGAAGATGTGGATATTCAAGATTATGACCTCTACAAGCAAGCCTACTGGAATCACAG GGAGCTGATGCGAGGTGAAGAGGGCAGGCCTGGTAAGAAGTTAAAGAAAGTGAAGATGCGGAAACTGGAAAGACCCCCCGAGACTCCCACGGTAGAT CCAACAGTGAAATATGACCGGCAACCAGAGTACCTCGACGTGACAGGGGGCACCTTGCATCCCTACCAACTGGAAGGGCTGAACTGGCTGCGCTTCTCATGGGCCCAGGGCACAGATACAATCTTGGCTGATGAAATGGGTCTAGGAAAGACTGTGCAGACAGCAGTGTTCCTCTATTCCTTATACAAAGAG GGCCACTCAAAGGGTCCCTTCTTGGTGAGTGCGCCACTGTCCACAATCATCAACTGGGAACGAGAATTTGAGATGTGGGCCCCAGATATGTATGTAGTGACCTACGTCGGGGACAAAGACAGCCGGGCCATCATCCGTGAGAATGAGTTCACTTTTGAGGATAATGCCATACGTGGAGGCAAAAAAGCATCCAGGATGAAG aagGAGGCTGCTGTCAAGTTCCACGTGCTTCTCACCTCCTATGAATTGATCACAATTGATATGGCCATACTAGGCTCCATTGACTGGGCCTGTCTCATTGTGGATGAAGCTCACAGACTGAAGAACAATCAGTCTAAG TTCTTCCGTGTGCTGAATGGTTACTCCCTCCAGCACAAGCTGCTGCTTACAGGAACTCCCCTGCAGAACAACCTGGAAGAACTGTTCCACCTGCTGAACTTCCTGACGCCCGAGAGATTCCA TAACTTGGAGGGCTTCCTAGAAGAGTTTGCGGATATTGCCAAGGAAGATCAGATCAAGAAGCTGCACGACATGCTGGGCCCACATATGCTGAGGCGTCTCAAGGCTGATGTTTTCAAGAATATGCCATCGAAGACTGAACTCATTGTCAGAGTGGAGCTGAGTCCCATGCAGAA gaaatACTATAAATACATTTTGACAAGAAACTTTGAGGCACTGAATGCACGGGGTGGTGGTAACCAAGTCTCATTGCTCAATGTTGTTATGGATCTGAAGAAGTGCTGTAACCACCCCTACCTCTTTCCTGTGGCTGCTATG GAAGCTCCAAAAATGCCAAATGGCATGTATGATGGTAGTGCACTCATTCGAGCCTCTGGAAAGCTGTTGCTGCTCCAGAAAATGTTAAAGAATCTGAAGGAAGGAGGTCACAGAGTGCTCATATTCTCTCAG atgACTAAAATGTTGGACCTTCTAGAAGATTTTTTGGAGCACGAAGGGTACAAATATGAGCGGATTGATGGAGGAATCACAGGGAACATGCGTCAGGAGGCTATTGATCGCTTCAATG ctcctggagctcagcagttctgctttctgctttcaACTCGAGCTGGGGGTCTTGGTATTAACTTGGCCACAGCAGATACTGTGATTATCTACGATTCAGACTGGAACCCCCACAATGATATCCAG GCCTTCAGCCGTGCACACAGAATTGGACAGAACAAGAAAGTGATGATCTACCGCTTTGTGACGAGGGCCTCAGTGGAGGAGCGTATCActcaggtggccaagaagaAGATGATGCTAACTCATCTGGTAGTGAGACCAGGGTTGGGCTCCAAGACAGGCTCCATGTCCAAACAGGAACTTGATGACATTCTCAAATTTGGCACTGAAGAGCTCTTCAAGGATGAGGCTACTGAGGGGG GGGATAACAAAGAAGGTGAGGACAGTAGTGTCATCCACTATGATGACAAAGCAATTGAGCGTCTGCTGGATCGGAACCAGGATGAAACAGAAGATACAGAACTTCAGGGCATGAATGAATATCTCAGCTCCTTCAAGGTGGCCCAGTATGTGGTTCGTGAGGAGGAGATGGGG gaggaagaggaggttgAACGGGAAATTATTAAGCAGGAGGAATCGGTGGATCCCGATTACTGGGAGAAACTTCTCCGTCACCATTATGAGCAGCAACAGGAGGATCTGGCCAGGAATCTGGGCAAGGGCAAACGTATCCGCAAGCAAGTTAACTACAACGACGGCTCGCAGGAGGATAGAG actgGCAGGATGACCAGTCAGATAATCAGTCAGACTATTCAGTTGCTTCTGAAGAAGGAGACGAGGACTTTGATGAGAGGTCTGAAG cAGCTCGTCGGCCCAGCCGCAAGGGCCTGAGAAATGATAAGGATAAGCCTCTGCCTCCCTTACTGGCCCGTGTGGGAGGGAACATAGAG GTGTTGGGTTTCAACGCTCGCCAGCGGAAAGCCTTCCTCAATGCTATCATGCGCTATGGAATGCCACCTCAGGATGCCTTCACCACTCAGTGGCTTGTTCGGGACCTCCGTGGCAAATCAGAGAAAGAGTTCAA GGCCTATGTCTCACTGTTCATGCGCCATTTATGTGAACCTGGAGCTGATGGTGCAGAGACCTTTGCGGATGGGGTCCCACGGGAAGGTCTTTCTCGACAGCACGTCCTTACTCGCATTGGGGTCATGTCTCTTATACGTAAAAAG GTGCAGGAATTTGAGCATGTGAATGGCCGCTGGAGTATGCCAGAACTGGCAGAGATAGAGGAGAACAAGAAACTttcacagcccagctccccctCTCCCAAAACTCCGACTCCTTCGACACCAGGGGATACACAGCCAAACACACCTGCCCCTGTTCCTCCACCTG AAGATGGAGTAAAAGTAGAAGAAGGAGCTAGTGCTaaggagcaaggagaagcgGCTGAACCAGAGAAGGAGCTCAGTGCCTCTGCTACTGAAACAGAGGCCCCTGTGGAG TGTGCTCAGCCTGTGGAGACACCGCCCCAGGAAGCAAAATCCCCAGTGAACTCCAcagaagcagatgaaaaaaaagtagaggAAACAGAAGTGAAGGAAAGACCAGATGAGCCAATGGAAGTAGAAAGCAAAG ctgaTGTGGAGAAAGTGGAAGACAGAGCAGCTACTGAAAATCCCTCTGACCCTCCTGTAATCACTCTGGATGAGAAAG ATGAGAAAAAGGATGATGATAAGAGAGACGTGGTGATGCTGCAGAACGGAGAGATGCTGAAGGAGTCAGCAGATGAAAGGCACAAGAAGGCAGTAAAGCAGCGCTTCATGTTCAACATAGCAGATGGTGGTTTCACTG AACTACACTCCCTTTGGCAGAATGAAGAGCGGGCTGCAACTGTCACCAAGAAGACCTATGAGATCTGGCATCGGCGTCACGACTACTGGCTCCTAGCTGGGATTATCAA TCATGGCTATGCCCGTTGGCAGGATATTCAGAATGATCCGCGTTACGCCATCCTCAATGAACCCTTCAAGGGTGAGATGAACAGGGGTAACTTCCTGGAAATAAAGAATAAGTTCTTGGCAAGGAGATTTAAG ctcctggagcaagCGCTGGTGATCGAGGAACAGTTGCGGCGAGCTGCCTATCTGAACATGTCCGAAGACCCATCTCACCCATCCATGGCTCTGAACACGCGTTTTGCAGAGGTGGAATGCCTGGCTGAGAGCCACCAGCACCTATCCAAGGAGTCAATGGCTGGGAACAAACCAGCCAATGCTGTGCTGCACAAAG TTCtgaagcagctggaggagctttTGAGTGACATGAAGGCAGATGTGACTCGCCTACCTGCCACGATTGCCCGCATCCCACCCGTGGCAGTGCGCCTCCAGATGTCAGAGCGCAACATCCTGAGCCGCCTGGCCAACCGCAGCAgcgagccgccgccgcccccgccccaaCAA GTCCTCTTCTCTCGCCCTACAGGTCGCCCAGCAGCAGTGAGTTCCTGGCCCAGTGCTGTTGACCTTTCGGCCAAGCTGAAGTGA